The Terriglobales bacterium genome has a window encoding:
- the trpB gene encoding tryptophan synthase subunit beta, with product MSTTAKRVTQTSGRFGLYGGRYVPETLVAALDELETAYGRARRDKKFQGDLEYLQKQYAGRPTPLFFARRLTGKLGGGRIYLKREDLLHTGAHKINNCLGQALLAVRMGKRRIIAETGAGQHGVAAATVCALFGLECVVYMGTEDMRRQELNVFRMRLLGAEVRGVSSGSRTLKDAINEAMRDWVTNVRTTHYLLGSVLGAHPYPTMVRDFQSVIGRETRSQIRRATGKLPNAIIACVGGGSNAMGIFYEFVKKNDKRVRLIGVEAGGRGCALGEHAARFHGGFPGVLQGTYSYVLQDDAGQIAATHSVSAGLDYPGVGPEHGWLKDIGRAEYVSADDKEALEACVLLARTEGIIPALESAHAVAECLKRAPKMKKSEILVVNISGRGDKDMGILQENLSIG from the coding sequence GTGTCTACAACTGCCAAACGCGTGACCCAGACTTCCGGCCGCTTCGGTCTCTACGGGGGACGCTACGTTCCGGAAACCCTCGTGGCCGCGCTCGATGAACTCGAAACTGCTTACGGCCGCGCTCGTCGCGACAAGAAATTCCAGGGCGATCTCGAGTACCTTCAAAAGCAGTATGCAGGGCGCCCCACCCCGCTCTTTTTTGCCCGGCGTCTTACCGGGAAGCTTGGCGGCGGGCGCATTTACCTGAAGCGCGAGGACCTGCTCCATACCGGCGCGCACAAAATCAATAACTGTCTGGGACAAGCGCTGTTGGCCGTGCGCATGGGCAAGCGCCGCATCATTGCGGAAACCGGCGCCGGCCAGCATGGCGTTGCTGCCGCGACCGTGTGCGCGCTGTTTGGTCTGGAATGCGTCGTCTACATGGGAACCGAGGACATGCGCCGCCAGGAGTTGAACGTCTTTCGCATGCGCCTCCTCGGGGCCGAAGTTCGCGGCGTCAGCTCCGGTTCGCGCACGCTGAAGGACGCCATCAACGAAGCCATGCGCGATTGGGTCACCAATGTCCGCACCACGCATTACCTGCTGGGCAGCGTGCTCGGCGCGCATCCTTATCCGACCATGGTGCGCGACTTCCAGTCCGTCATAGGCCGCGAAACCCGCTCTCAGATCCGCCGCGCGACGGGGAAGCTGCCCAACGCCATCATCGCCTGCGTCGGCGGCGGCTCCAATGCCATGGGAATTTTTTACGAGTTTGTGAAAAAGAACGATAAACGCGTGCGCCTGATTGGGGTCGAAGCCGGCGGACGCGGCTGTGCCCTCGGCGAACACGCAGCCCGCTTCCATGGCGGCTTTCCCGGCGTCTTGCAGGGAACCTATTCGTACGTACTTCAGGACGATGCCGGCCAGATCGCCGCCACCCACTCCGTCTCCGCCGGGCTCGATTATCCCGGCGTCGGTCCCGAGCACGGCTGGCTGAAAGACATCGGACGCGCCGAATACGTCTCCGCCGACGACAAGGAGGCACTCGAAGCCTGTGTTCTGCTTGCCCGCACCGAAGGCATCATTCCGGCCCTTGAGTCGGCCCACGCCGTCGCCGAATGCCTGAAACGCGCGCCGAAAATGAAGAAATCGGAAATCCTCGTCGTCAACATCTCCGGCCGTGGAGATAAGGACATGGGAATCCTGCAGGAAAACCTATCCATCGGGTGA
- the trpA gene encoding tryptophan synthase subunit alpha: MPLEFQSRPGLIAYITCGDPSLATTKDIALAAIDAGAAVIELGVPFSDPVADGPVIQRASERALRNGTTLSDVLNLAREVRRERPAAGLIVFSYLNPILRFGLERFCCAAADAGLDGALVTDLPVEEAAEYLRCMRRRHLATIFLAAPTSTDRRLKLIAELSTGFLYAVSRTGVTGTRQELAVDARQLVARLRRFTRLPIAVGFGISTAEHVKEVAQFADAAVVGSAIVQAIEQATPQGKAPQAVAELIRQLSASGNQASSSSATGQATASPLPARTRNL, translated from the coding sequence ATGCCCCTGGAATTCCAATCGCGTCCCGGTCTCATTGCATACATCACCTGTGGCGATCCAAGTCTTGCTACCACCAAGGACATTGCGCTCGCCGCCATCGACGCCGGCGCCGCCGTGATTGAACTCGGCGTGCCGTTCAGCGATCCGGTGGCCGATGGTCCTGTAATTCAAAGGGCGAGCGAACGCGCATTGCGAAACGGCACGACCCTCAGCGACGTGCTGAATTTGGCGAGAGAAGTGCGGAGAGAGCGCCCCGCCGCCGGCCTCATCGTCTTTTCTTATCTGAACCCGATCTTGCGCTTCGGCCTGGAGCGCTTCTGTTGCGCCGCCGCTGACGCCGGACTCGATGGCGCTCTGGTCACCGATCTGCCCGTCGAAGAAGCCGCGGAGTATCTGCGCTGCATGCGCCGCCGTCATCTCGCCACCATCTTTCTGGCTGCGCCGACCTCGACCGATCGCCGCCTGAAGCTCATCGCCGAGCTTTCCACCGGGTTCCTCTACGCTGTCTCGCGGACCGGCGTCACCGGAACCCGCCAGGAACTTGCTGTCGACGCGCGCCAACTGGTCGCGCGCCTGCGCCGTTTTACCCGCCTGCCCATCGCCGTGGGTTTTGGCATCTCCACCGCGGAACATGTGAAAGAAGTGGCCCAGTTCGCCGACGCCGCTGTCGTCGGCAGCGCCATCGTTCAAGCCATCGAACAAGCCACTCCGCAGGGTAAAGCGCCGCAAGCTGTGGCAGAATTGATCCGGCAACTGTCGGCATCCGGCAACCAGGCTTCTTCCAGTTCCGCGACCGGGCAGGCGACGGCTTCCCCGCTGCCCGCCCGCACGCGTAACCTGTAG
- a CDS encoding chorismate mutase, whose protein sequence is MDISDWRNKIDELDRKLVDLLNQRARYAQEIGRLKRGTNQPVYEPEREKVIYENVHRANPGPLADRDLTMIYERLIDVMRKIQKEEFVPKPKAGASDTELEAEVND, encoded by the coding sequence ATGGATATTTCCGACTGGCGCAACAAAATCGATGAACTCGATCGCAAGCTGGTGGACTTGCTCAACCAGCGCGCCCGCTACGCGCAGGAAATCGGACGGCTCAAGCGCGGCACTAATCAGCCGGTTTACGAGCCCGAGCGCGAGAAGGTAATCTACGAGAACGTGCACCGCGCCAATCCCGGTCCGCTCGCCGACCGCGACCTGACTATGATTTATGAGCGCCTCATCGACGTCATGCGCAAGATTCAGAAGGAAGAATTTGTCCCCAAGCCCAAGGCCGGCGCCAGCGACACCGAACTGGAGGCTGAAGTTAACGATTGA
- the aroF gene encoding 3-deoxy-7-phosphoheptulonate synthase, which translates to MIVTMQEGASEQQIQNVIEHLVSLGFSVHRSTGERHTVLGAVGARNDFDTRDLEVLDGVHLVHRISAPYKLVAKNFRPQGTIVKLPNNLTVGGEQVVVMAGPCSVESREQLFSTAEVISQAGARVLRGGAFKPRSSPYSFQGMGEEGLKLLKEAGEKYKMLVISEVMEISQIPLMLPYVDILQVGARNMQNFNLLRELGKVRKPVMLKRGIAATIEEMLLSAEYIMAGGNYDIVLCERGIRTFETYTRNTMDISAIPIVHKLSHLPICGDPSHGTGRRDKVSPMARAAVAAGADAIIVEVHSNPDKALSDGAQSLYPDQFKTLMEQLRMIAPAVGRSIA; encoded by the coding sequence ATGATTGTCACCATGCAGGAAGGCGCCTCCGAGCAGCAGATTCAAAATGTGATCGAGCATCTTGTCTCGCTCGGCTTTTCCGTCCACCGCTCCACCGGCGAGCGCCATACCGTGCTGGGGGCGGTCGGCGCGCGCAACGACTTCGATACGCGCGACCTCGAGGTCCTCGACGGCGTCCATCTCGTTCACCGCATCAGCGCGCCTTACAAGCTGGTGGCCAAGAATTTCCGACCCCAGGGCACCATCGTCAAGCTGCCCAACAACCTGACCGTTGGCGGCGAACAGGTTGTGGTGATGGCCGGCCCGTGCTCGGTGGAATCGCGCGAGCAGCTGTTCTCGACCGCTGAAGTCATCTCCCAAGCCGGCGCACGCGTCCTCCGCGGCGGCGCCTTCAAGCCGCGCTCCTCGCCATACTCTTTTCAGGGTATGGGCGAAGAAGGCTTGAAGCTGCTCAAGGAGGCCGGCGAAAAATACAAGATGCTGGTGATCAGCGAGGTCATGGAAATCTCCCAGATCCCGTTGATGCTGCCTTACGTCGACATCCTGCAGGTGGGCGCGCGCAACATGCAGAACTTCAACCTGCTGCGCGAGCTTGGCAAGGTCCGCAAACCGGTGATGCTCAAGCGCGGCATTGCGGCCACCATCGAGGAAATGCTGCTCTCCGCCGAATACATCATGGCCGGCGGCAATTACGATATCGTCCTCTGCGAGCGCGGCATCCGCACCTTCGAGACCTATACCCGCAACACCATGGATATCTCCGCCATTCCCATCGTGCACAAGCTCTCGCACCTGCCTATCTGTGGCGACCCATCGCACGGCACCGGACGCCGCGACAAGGTTTCGCCCATGGCCCGCGCCGCGGTTGCCGCCGGCGCCGACGCCATCATCGTCGAAGTCCACAGTAATCCCGACAAGGCCCTTTCCGACGGCGCCCAGTCCCTCTATCCCGACCAGTTCAAGACTTTGATGGAACAGTTGCGCATGATCGCCCCCGCCGTCGGCCGTTCCATCGCCTGA
- a CDS encoding lipase maturation factor family protein, with product MTSFEQEEHGRTKPLMVFDGDCGFCRAWIEYWKELTGERVEYAPFQEKAAEFPDVPREEFAQAVQIFLPDGQRRSGAHAAFTAMATGGQTWPLWAYEHVPLVETVTEAAYGAIAAHRDAGYKLTRLLWGIPVRRQRYAVATELFLRALGIIYLIAFVSFGVQAPGLVGRNGVYPLAQTMSAIQRYYGGAAFRVFPSVFLLSADDRFLAAVWIAGCVFALLLVLGLMRRIACAGAFVLYLSIATAGQAFMSFQWDALLLEAGFLAIFLGWSRMMPWMFRWLLFRLMFMSGVVKLASGDKSWHALTAMRYHYQTQPLPTPLAWYMFQLPTWFQSLTTAVVLLVELGVPFLIWFPRRARLLAAGILIVFQVLIMLTGNYAFFNLLTIALCLWLVDDARWEKSRIRLASVKSRQMWDTITSRAGQRWSATTKSVAKVAIGTGVSILILFTSLAEVTGPILHWTLPGSDQAQATLAPFEIVNSYGLFAVMTTTRPEIVIEGSSDGVNWQAYEFKYKPGEVKRPPSWVEPHQPRVDWQMWFAALGNYQQNPWLLRFMLRLLQGSPQVSKLLAGNPFAKAPPAYVRASVYEYQFTNWRERRETGSWWKREYRGVYLPALDREDFARAGME from the coding sequence TTGACGAGCTTTGAGCAAGAAGAACACGGGCGAACCAAGCCGCTGATGGTATTTGACGGCGATTGCGGGTTCTGCCGCGCCTGGATCGAGTACTGGAAAGAACTGACGGGCGAGCGCGTCGAGTATGCGCCGTTCCAGGAGAAGGCAGCGGAGTTCCCGGATGTTCCGCGCGAAGAATTTGCGCAGGCGGTGCAGATATTCCTCCCGGATGGGCAGCGGCGCAGTGGTGCGCACGCGGCCTTCACCGCGATGGCCACCGGCGGACAAACCTGGCCGTTGTGGGCCTATGAGCACGTGCCGCTCGTCGAGACGGTTACGGAAGCGGCCTACGGCGCGATCGCGGCCCACCGCGATGCGGGATACAAGCTCACCAGGCTGCTGTGGGGCATCCCAGTCCGCCGGCAGCGTTACGCGGTGGCGACGGAGCTGTTCCTGCGCGCTCTAGGGATAATTTACCTGATCGCATTCGTGTCCTTTGGAGTGCAGGCGCCCGGGCTGGTCGGGCGAAACGGGGTTTACCCGCTGGCTCAAACCATGAGCGCGATCCAGCGTTATTACGGCGGGGCGGCGTTTCGCGTGTTCCCGAGCGTGTTTCTGCTGAGCGCTGACGACCGCTTCCTGGCGGCGGTTTGGATCGCGGGCTGCGTGTTTGCCCTGCTGCTGGTCCTGGGCCTGATGCGGCGGATAGCGTGCGCGGGCGCGTTCGTACTCTATTTGTCAATCGCGACGGCGGGGCAGGCGTTCATGAGCTTTCAATGGGACGCGCTGCTGCTGGAAGCCGGGTTCCTGGCGATTTTCCTGGGCTGGTCGAGAATGATGCCGTGGATGTTTCGCTGGCTGCTGTTCCGGCTGATGTTCATGTCCGGGGTAGTGAAGCTGGCGAGCGGCGACAAGAGCTGGCACGCGCTGACCGCGATGCGCTACCACTACCAGACGCAGCCTTTGCCGACACCTCTGGCCTGGTACATGTTCCAGCTGCCGACGTGGTTCCAAAGCTTGACGACTGCGGTGGTGCTGCTGGTAGAGCTGGGTGTGCCGTTCCTGATCTGGTTTCCGCGGCGGGCAAGGCTGCTGGCGGCTGGAATCCTGATCGTGTTCCAGGTCCTGATCATGCTCACCGGAAATTATGCGTTCTTCAACCTGCTGACGATCGCGCTGTGCCTGTGGCTGGTGGATGACGCGAGGTGGGAGAAATCTCGGATCAGACTCGCATCTGTCAAAAGCAGGCAAATGTGGGACACCATCACGTCTCGAGCCGGGCAAAGATGGTCAGCAACAACCAAGAGCGTGGCCAAGGTGGCGATCGGGACGGGGGTGTCGATCCTGATTTTGTTTACCAGCCTGGCCGAGGTGACCGGGCCGATCTTGCACTGGACGTTGCCGGGATCGGATCAGGCGCAGGCCACGCTGGCGCCATTCGAGATCGTAAATTCATACGGGCTGTTCGCGGTGATGACGACAACGCGACCGGAGATCGTGATCGAAGGATCGAGCGACGGCGTGAACTGGCAAGCGTACGAGTTCAAGTACAAGCCGGGAGAGGTGAAGCGGCCGCCGAGCTGGGTGGAGCCGCACCAGCCGCGCGTGGACTGGCAGATGTGGTTCGCGGCACTGGGAAATTACCAGCAGAACCCGTGGCTGCTGCGGTTCATGCTGCGCCTGTTGCAGGGATCTCCGCAGGTATCGAAGCTGCTGGCCGGCAATCCATTTGCCAAGGCGCCGCCGGCATACGTACGCGCGAGTGTTTACGAGTACCAGTTCACGAACTGGCGGGAGCGGCGTGAAACGGGCTCATGGTGGAAGCGAGAATATCGCGGGGTGTACCTGCCTGCGCTCGACAGGGAAGATTTTGCAAGGGCGGGCATGGAATAG
- a CDS encoding prephenate dehydrogenase/arogenate dehydrogenase family protein, whose product MRQLTIIGTGLIGGSLSLALKARGFAGRVIGCDRAIVLGQAKSCGAIDLGIEDPVQACAGSDLVVLATPVGAIIDLLEKLGPVLPPEVLFTDVGSTKADILARARDIFGERAAERFLAGHPMAGKEHSGIEQADASLFSGAVWLFTPFPGQVVRSGPAGELVQWVERIGARVLELDAQRHDRICAWISHLPQMLSVSLAATVEEEFGNDADMKAIGGRMLREMTRVAVSPYSMWRDIALTNTSNLQEALLALEQRLAHLRENLRTRELEVEFDTARRFRGE is encoded by the coding sequence GTGCGCCAGCTCACCATCATCGGAACCGGCCTGATCGGCGGGTCGCTCTCGCTCGCTCTGAAAGCGCGCGGCTTTGCCGGACGGGTCATTGGCTGCGACCGCGCCATTGTCCTAGGGCAGGCGAAATCGTGCGGCGCCATTGATCTCGGTATCGAAGACCCCGTCCAGGCTTGTGCCGGCTCCGACCTCGTGGTCCTGGCCACGCCGGTGGGCGCCATCATCGATCTTCTCGAGAAACTCGGTCCCGTGCTTCCACCGGAGGTTCTCTTCACCGACGTCGGCAGCACCAAGGCCGACATCCTCGCTCGTGCCCGCGACATATTCGGCGAGCGCGCTGCGGAGCGTTTTCTGGCCGGCCATCCCATGGCAGGGAAGGAGCACAGCGGCATTGAGCAGGCGGACGCCAGTCTTTTCTCCGGCGCAGTCTGGCTCTTCACGCCGTTTCCCGGCCAAGTCGTCCGCAGCGGCCCGGCCGGTGAATTGGTGCAGTGGGTAGAGCGCATTGGCGCCCGCGTACTGGAATTGGATGCGCAACGTCACGACCGAATATGTGCCTGGATCAGCCACCTGCCGCAGATGCTCTCGGTCTCGCTGGCGGCTACCGTGGAAGAGGAATTCGGCAATGATGCCGACATGAAGGCCATTGGCGGACGCATGCTGCGCGAGATGACGCGGGTTGCGGTCAGCCCTTACAGCATGTGGCGCGACATCGCGCTCACCAATACCAGCAACCTACAGGAGGCGCTCCTCGCTCTCGAACAGCGCCTCGCCCATCTGCGCGAAAATCTCCGCACCCGCGAACTCGAAGTCGAATTCGACACGGCTCGCCGTTTTCGTGGTGAATGA
- a CDS encoding tetratricopeptide repeat protein, producing MRLQSTVAVFALCACALAQAGAGQVSSKFSTLLKKAEAGDVSAQFAAARDYELGQDVEQDYAQALRWYERAADRGEPASQCNLGRMYASGEGVTRDDQTAVKWYLRSAVAKYAPGMTNLGYMYATGRGIARNDEAAVHWYRKAVEMNYVPAMSNLGYMYQHGRGVPQDDAAAVKLFMKAAHHGFAPAIGNLAEMYLHGHGIQQNAGEAIRLFQEAVAKGSKAASNNLGWCYEHGAGVAQNLAEAAKWYRMAAEAGVTEAQYNLGLLYLDGRGVVRNEAEAQAWFSKAAQRGYGPAQDQMTLAGNRQGRHESDISGEIKGP from the coding sequence ATGCGGCTGCAATCAACAGTAGCGGTGTTTGCGCTGTGCGCGTGTGCGCTGGCACAGGCGGGCGCGGGACAAGTGTCGTCGAAGTTTTCCACCCTGCTGAAGAAAGCGGAGGCAGGCGACGTAAGCGCCCAGTTTGCGGCCGCCCGTGATTACGAACTGGGCCAGGACGTGGAGCAGGATTACGCGCAGGCTCTGAGATGGTACGAGCGCGCCGCCGATCGTGGAGAACCCGCGTCGCAGTGCAACCTGGGACGAATGTATGCTTCGGGCGAAGGCGTGACTCGTGACGATCAGACGGCGGTCAAGTGGTACCTGCGATCGGCGGTAGCAAAATACGCGCCTGGGATGACCAATCTGGGCTACATGTACGCCACCGGACGCGGCATCGCTCGCAATGACGAGGCGGCGGTGCACTGGTACCGCAAGGCCGTGGAGATGAATTATGTGCCGGCGATGTCGAACCTGGGCTACATGTATCAACACGGCCGCGGGGTTCCGCAGGACGACGCGGCGGCGGTGAAGTTGTTCATGAAAGCGGCACACCATGGGTTCGCGCCGGCGATCGGTAACCTGGCAGAGATGTACTTGCACGGGCACGGGATCCAGCAGAATGCGGGCGAGGCTATTCGCCTGTTCCAGGAGGCAGTGGCGAAGGGGTCGAAGGCCGCGAGTAACAATCTCGGGTGGTGCTATGAGCACGGCGCCGGCGTGGCCCAGAACCTTGCCGAAGCCGCCAAGTGGTACCGGATGGCAGCGGAAGCAGGCGTAACCGAGGCACAATACAACCTCGGTCTCCTCTACCTGGACGGCCGCGGCGTGGTGCGCAACGAAGCCGAGGCACAGGCATGGTTTTCGAAAGCAGCGCAACGCGGCTACGGCCCGGCGCAAGACCAGATGACGCTCGCGGGAAACAGGCAAGGCCGTCATGAATCCGACATTTCGGGGGAAATAAAAGGGCCGTAA
- the ligD gene encoding non-homologous end-joining DNA ligase: MALEEYQRKRRFQSTPEPPPKVEKKAGHRFVVQKHQASHLHYDFRLEMDGVLKSWAVPKGPSLSPGDKRLAMMVEDHPVSYFHFEGIIPEGNYGAGTVMVWDTGTWEPLGDENEMLAKGDLKFRLNGKKLQGEFVLARMRSRRPGSKGTEWLLIKKRDQGAKEDFDIDKLDWSVLTKRSLDQIAGDAGSAEWQSNRPAAPSGKGKNAWLADTLAKVRKKNLAAEEAKKETKAKPKTKTAAVTKPSRRVNQGLTAEKEKKSAVSSVAKTSIKKNEIAQIKGAERTSMPRAIRPMLATLVDEPFNSSEWLYEVKWDGFRSIAYLEDGRVKLFSRNRNEMTAEFPEMKELAAQLKAEQAIVDGELAALDEQGRPSFSLMQQRPGLTGRGRRIVTNRGVKIVYYAFDLLYLDGYSLFRVDLEKRKELLRARLDTSDLVRYSDHFDDGLKLYEAAKERGLEGIVAKRRAGCYIQKRSREWLKVKITRRQECVVGGYTDPRGGRENFGSLVLGLYDEKGRLIHVGNAGSGFTGASHADMWRKLQKLQTDRSPFYGRVESTRRPHWVKPELVAEIKFTEWTHEGQSGAVKMRAPVFQGLRLDKPARECVFERPRPAKTEARKAEAGEAA; this comes from the coding sequence ATGGCTCTTGAGGAATACCAACGCAAGCGGCGCTTCCAGTCCACCCCCGAGCCCCCGCCCAAGGTTGAGAAAAAGGCAGGACACCGCTTCGTCGTCCAGAAACACCAGGCATCGCACCTGCACTATGACTTCCGCCTGGAGATGGATGGGGTGCTCAAGTCGTGGGCCGTGCCCAAGGGGCCGTCGCTCTCGCCTGGCGACAAGCGGCTGGCGATGATGGTCGAGGACCATCCGGTCTCCTACTTTCACTTCGAAGGCATCATTCCCGAGGGCAATTATGGCGCGGGCACAGTCATGGTCTGGGACACCGGCACCTGGGAACCGCTGGGCGACGAAAACGAAATGCTGGCCAAGGGCGACCTGAAGTTCCGGCTCAACGGCAAGAAATTGCAGGGCGAGTTCGTGCTGGCGCGGATGCGCTCGCGACGTCCGGGATCGAAAGGCACGGAGTGGCTGCTGATCAAGAAGCGCGACCAGGGCGCGAAGGAAGATTTCGACATCGATAAGTTGGATTGGTCGGTGCTCACCAAGCGGTCGCTGGATCAGATTGCCGGAGATGCGGGTTCGGCGGAGTGGCAAAGCAACCGGCCCGCCGCGCCCTCCGGTAAAGGCAAGAATGCATGGCTGGCCGACACGCTGGCCAAGGTCCGCAAGAAGAACTTAGCGGCAGAGGAAGCAAAGAAAGAGACAAAGGCAAAGCCGAAAACAAAGACGGCGGCGGTGACGAAGCCGTCGCGGCGTGTGAATCAGGGGCTGACAGCCGAAAAAGAAAAAAAATCCGCTGTGTCCTCCGTGGCTAAGACGTCAATAAAAAAAAACGAAATCGCGCAGATAAAAGGCGCTGAAAGAACTTCCATGCCGCGGGCGATCCGCCCCATGCTGGCCACCCTGGTCGATGAACCGTTTAACAGCAGTGAATGGCTGTACGAAGTGAAATGGGATGGGTTCCGCTCGATCGCTTACCTGGAAGACGGTCGCGTGAAGCTGTTCTCGCGCAATCGGAACGAGATGACCGCCGAGTTTCCGGAGATGAAGGAGCTGGCGGCGCAGTTGAAGGCCGAACAGGCAATCGTGGACGGCGAACTGGCGGCGCTCGACGAGCAGGGACGGCCGTCGTTCAGCCTGATGCAGCAACGACCGGGTTTAACTGGGCGAGGCAGGCGCATCGTCACCAACCGCGGCGTCAAGATCGTTTATTACGCCTTCGATTTGCTCTACCTCGACGGCTATTCCTTGTTCCGCGTGGATCTGGAGAAGCGCAAGGAACTACTGCGGGCGCGGTTGGATACCAGCGACCTGGTGCGCTACTCGGACCACTTCGACGATGGCCTGAAGCTGTACGAGGCGGCCAAGGAACGCGGCCTGGAGGGAATTGTCGCCAAGCGGCGCGCCGGCTGCTACATCCAGAAGCGCAGCCGGGAATGGCTGAAGGTGAAGATCACGCGGCGACAGGAGTGCGTGGTTGGCGGCTATACCGACCCGCGCGGCGGGCGCGAAAACTTCGGCTCCCTGGTCTTGGGACTGTACGACGAGAAAGGGAGACTTATTCACGTGGGCAATGCCGGAAGCGGCTTCACCGGAGCCTCGCATGCCGACATGTGGCGAAAACTGCAAAAGCTGCAGACAGATCGAAGTCCGTTTTACGGCAGGGTGGAATCGACGCGGCGGCCGCACTGGGTGAAACCGGAACTGGTGGCGGAGATCAAGTTCACCGAGTGGACGCATGAGGGCCAGAGTGGCGCCGTCAAAATGAGGGCCCCGGTGTTCCAGGGTCTGCGTCTCGATAAGCCGGCACGCGAGTGTGTCTTCGAGCGTCCTCGGCCAGCGAAGACAGAAGCCAGGAAGGCGGAGGCGGGCGAGGCGGCGTGA
- a CDS encoding ABC transporter permease gives MKLSRIFAIVLRQYYLVRGSASRVIPLFAWVAVDIVLWGFITRYLNSVTGSGFNFVPVLLGAVLLWDFFSRVMHGVTMTFFEDVWSRNFLNIFATPLSIFEYLGGLVLSAVATSLVGLAVMLALAMLAFGLSFFSYGVVLIPFLLVLFLFGIAMGIVGTAIVLRFGPAAEWFIWPIPATISPFVGVFYPLATLPHWMQVIAHGLPPSYVFEGMRAVIAGQAASSMLLLGGIWLALLYVVLACWFFARIYRYAVRTGLIARYSAETVS, from the coding sequence ATGAAGCTCAGTCGCATCTTCGCCATCGTGCTGCGGCAATACTACCTGGTGCGCGGCAGCGCCTCGCGCGTCATCCCGTTGTTTGCCTGGGTGGCGGTGGATATTGTGCTCTGGGGCTTCATCACGCGATACCTCAACTCGGTGACCGGTTCGGGCTTCAACTTCGTTCCCGTGCTGCTGGGAGCGGTGCTGCTGTGGGATTTTTTCAGCCGGGTGATGCACGGCGTCACCATGACGTTCTTTGAAGACGTGTGGTCGCGCAACTTCCTCAACATCTTCGCCACGCCGCTCTCCATTTTCGAATACCTTGGCGGGCTGGTGCTTTCGGCGGTTGCGACCAGCCTGGTCGGACTGGCGGTGATGCTGGCATTGGCCATGCTGGCATTCGGACTCTCGTTTTTCTCCTATGGCGTAGTGCTGATTCCCTTCCTGCTGGTGCTGTTTCTATTCGGCATCGCGATGGGCATTGTGGGTACCGCCATCGTGCTGCGCTTCGGCCCCGCGGCGGAATGGTTCATCTGGCCTATCCCGGCGACCATCTCGCCCTTTGTCGGCGTCTTCTACCCGCTGGCTACTCTGCCGCACTGGATGCAGGTCATCGCGCATGGTCTGCCGCCGTCCTACGTCTTCGAAGGAATGCGGGCGGTCATAGCCGGGCAGGCCGCTTCTTCCATGCTGCTGCTGGGCGGCATCTGGCTGGCGCTGTTGTACGTCGTGCTGGCGTGCTGGTTCTTCGCGCGCATTTATCGCTACGCGGTTCGCACCGGATTGATCGCGCGTTATAGTGCGGAGACCGTGTCGTAG
- a CDS encoding ABC transporter ATP-binding protein: MSAMLSVTDLRKLYGSTVAVDNISFQVLRNEIVGLLGPNGAGKTTTISMVLGVLEPTTGTIVIEGVDIERRRTQALSRTNFAAAYAPLPGNLTVAQNLRVFGMIYAVENLSGRIESLLNEFDLIRFRDTKCGVLSSGEQTRVSLAKAMLNSPHLLLLDEPTASLDPATARDIRNIIREFAARGQCGVLWTSHNMYEVEEVCDRVLFLSRGKILLEGDPKTLPQQHGHKSLEELFIAVAREPLALERA, from the coding sequence ATGTCCGCGATGTTGTCGGTTACCGATTTGCGCAAGCTCTACGGCAGCACCGTCGCCGTGGACAACATATCCTTTCAAGTGCTCCGCAATGAGATTGTGGGCCTGCTGGGGCCCAACGGCGCGGGCAAAACGACCACCATCAGCATGGTGCTGGGGGTGCTGGAACCGACCACGGGCACCATCGTCATCGAAGGAGTGGACATCGAGCGGCGACGAACGCAGGCGCTGTCGCGCACCAATTTTGCCGCCGCCTACGCTCCGCTCCCCGGCAACCTGACGGTGGCACAGAACCTGCGTGTCTTCGGCATGATCTACGCCGTGGAGAATCTGTCGGGACGCATCGAGTCTCTGCTCAATGAATTCGATTTGATTCGGTTTCGCGACACAAAATGCGGCGTGCTCTCCTCCGGAGAGCAGACGCGGGTCTCGCTCGCCAAAGCCATGCTGAACAGCCCCCACCTGCTGCTGCTCGATGAACCCACGGCATCGCTGGATCCGGCGACGGCGCGGGACATCCGCAACATCATCCGCGAATTCGCCGCCCGCGGCCAATGCGGCGTGCTGTGGACCTCGCACAACATGTACGAAGTCGAGGAGGTCTGCGACCGCGTGCTCTTTCTTTCCCGCGGCAAGATCCTGCTGGAAGGCGATCCTAAGACCCTGCCGCAACAGCACGGGCACAAATCCCTGGAAGAATTATTTATCGCCGTGGCACGCGAACCGTTGGCGCTGGAGCGCGCATGA